One window from the genome of Cryobacterium sp. GrIS_2_6 encodes:
- a CDS encoding extracellular solute-binding protein yields MRMKKRAVAVALLAAASVALTGCAASTTSSGTAAAACAPSTGKVDLTFTTWVPGMEDAVAVWNKANPDIQVKVQTGPNGNGGTYQNFFNQLKAGNAPDLGQIEYDALPNFRVQDGLTDLAACAGVLDAKKDFVDWTWGQVNFGEDNAVYAIPQDAGPMAMFYRADLFKANNIAIPTTWAEYTAAAEKIRATGGYITNFSQSDINQFAGLVWQAGGTWFKNDGTNWTVNLTDPTTAKVAAYWQDLIDRDLVSTNPPWTDEWNNAYNTGSDWTWNSAAWGANSIASGAPDTAGKWAVAESPQWAAGDKASGNWGGSSTAVFKGSKHPYEAAKFALWLNTSDEALTLLNKSANLYPAAKSGLELPALKAGVDFYGGQAIYDVFSKASSQVSPDFVWGPTMTQTYNDVSDGFKAAVTKKGTLIGALKTGQTATIAAMTAQSIPVNK; encoded by the coding sequence ATGCGAATGAAGAAAAGAGCGGTCGCCGTTGCCTTGCTCGCCGCAGCTTCGGTTGCGCTGACCGGCTGTGCCGCCTCGACGACAAGCTCCGGCACCGCAGCCGCAGCCTGCGCACCGTCCACCGGCAAGGTCGACCTGACCTTCACCACCTGGGTCCCCGGCATGGAGGATGCCGTCGCCGTCTGGAACAAGGCGAACCCCGACATCCAGGTGAAGGTGCAGACCGGACCCAACGGCAACGGCGGCACCTACCAGAACTTCTTCAACCAGCTCAAGGCCGGCAACGCGCCCGACCTCGGCCAGATCGAGTATGACGCGCTGCCGAACTTCCGCGTGCAGGACGGCCTGACCGACCTCGCCGCCTGCGCCGGCGTGCTCGACGCGAAGAAGGACTTCGTCGACTGGACCTGGGGACAGGTCAACTTCGGCGAGGACAATGCCGTGTACGCGATCCCGCAGGACGCCGGGCCCATGGCCATGTTCTACCGCGCCGACCTGTTCAAGGCCAACAACATCGCCATCCCGACCACGTGGGCCGAGTACACCGCCGCCGCAGAGAAGATCCGCGCGACCGGCGGCTACATCACCAACTTCTCGCAGAGCGACATCAACCAGTTCGCCGGACTCGTCTGGCAGGCCGGTGGCACCTGGTTCAAGAACGACGGCACCAACTGGACTGTGAACCTGACCGACCCGACGACGGCGAAGGTCGCCGCGTACTGGCAGGACCTGATCGACCGCGACCTAGTTTCGACCAACCCGCCGTGGACCGACGAGTGGAACAACGCGTACAACACCGGCAGCGACTGGACCTGGAACTCCGCCGCCTGGGGTGCCAACTCCATCGCGAGCGGTGCGCCGGACACGGCCGGCAAGTGGGCCGTCGCCGAGTCCCCGCAATGGGCCGCCGGCGACAAGGCCAGCGGAAACTGGGGCGGTTCCTCGACCGCCGTCTTCAAGGGATCGAAGCACCCCTATGAGGCCGCGAAGTTCGCGCTCTGGCTGAACACCTCCGATGAGGCGCTCACCCTGCTGAACAAGTCCGCCAACCTGTACCCGGCGGCCAAGTCCGGTCTGGAACTGCCCGCGCTCAAGGCCGGAGTCGACTTCTATGGTGGCCAGGCCATCTACGACGTCTTCTCGAAGGCATCCTCGCAGGTCTCGCCCGACTTCGTCTGGGGTCCGACCATGACGCAGACGTACAACGATGTCTCCGACGGGTTCAAGGCCGCGGTCACCAAGAAGGGCACCCTGATCGGCGCCCTCAAGACCGGCCAGACGGCTACGATTGCGGCCATGACGGCGCAGTCGATTCCCGTCAACAAATAG